tttggttttaatttactttgacaatttatatttgtatttcattttctgttgtccACTATAACTCTCTCCTAAAAATCTGCAAGCTCCTTGGGAATAGAGTTGTATTTCACACAGCACCCAACAGAGTTCTGTGCATATGGGAAGATACTCAAGttttatttgctgaatgaatgatatCAAGAAAAAGTAAGAACTTTCTTGCTTATAGAAAGAGAAACCAAACAAAAAGAATCCCATCAGCTCTCTTAGTGATCTGCTTCTTCATCCTTACGCCTAATCCCTCTCTAACATGTCTCCACTCCCCACACACAAGCCCAATCTCCATCAGGTCTCCTTCCCCTGCCCTACCCCTTCCCACAACACAAAAAGTGAATCCACTTTTATCTCTCATTTTCCATAGAACTGTTCTGAATTTcaattgtggtggtggttacacaacCCTGTGTTTGTCAAATccatatgtaatttaaataaagttaagagaaaattaaattgcACGTATACAATAATCACAGTCCTTCCTGAACAGTACTCAAAGAATACATCTATGGCACAAAAGTTTAGATGCATCACAATTAAAGAGTTATTACAACTTTTAAACTCGCTAAATATTTACCTCTTATATCATAGGTAGAAATTACTTTTACATATTAAATCCAATCTAGTACTATACTAGACCAACTTACAGACCCAAAGGTGGCCAAATTAGGAAAGTTTAAGATCACTCACAGTCTCCACGGAACTACTGTCAGACCAGTCACCCACAAAAATGAGACTAAGTAGAATCTTCAGATGAATCCAACTTAAGCAAGTTTCCAAAATACTACCTGCAATGACGAAAGAATCTTTCCCTAATGGAAGCAGAGATAACTtgaaacaagaataaaaaaagtttcatgaggttacaaagaattTCCTTTGAGAACTGCAATATCTTCTATACTATTACTACCATATGCTTTTTCCACACTATATCACTTGGACTTGGGCCAAGATTTCAGAAGATGTACAGTATTAAgaaagcaaacatttaaaaaataaagttatctaTAATAGTGATGTCTTATTGAATATAGCCTGTAAATTGAACACGtcacttacttttaaaaaactaaaaattttaaatgtaaaagattaataaattttatttcctgaaGATAATAAATAACATCCTTTGACCCCACTTTATCTTTTATTCCATTCTTGCCCCTGCTCCCATTCTGGACTTTGTATTTCTTAACTAACAATAACTCCTGGCATAACAGTTGAAAATTACAGCTTTCCCTCTAAAagaaaaaggagtaagtcaaatTCCAGTATGTAGACTCTGCTGTTGTTCAGAATTTCTTCAATGTGTTCAGTATCTGGATATTAGCTATTGTACACCAGGCATTATGCTTAGCAATGGAAAACAAAAgtaatagtgtgtatgtgtgagataCAGCAGAGGTCTTTGAAGGCATCTAAATTGTACTCACTAGGTAAAGAGCACAACAGATTTTATAAAAGAGAATGATACATTCAAATCAGTATTTTCAGAATAtagtcaattacacttcaataaaactgggggggaaataccataaaaatattttaagactgtAGCTCTGCGTATTGTTAGCTTATAGGCAGGGGCATCTGTTATGAAGTCACTAGCACTACATGAACGTAATCATTTCCCCAAACCCATTCTCAGTGTTACcattcttttaaaatctcttaCTTCAGGGAGAAAATAGATGTCATCAGACAGAAATCTCTTCAAGTTTTTCCCATCAAACCTAAAAATCTTCATCTTTCCTGCCTTACAATAAGAAACACATTACTATAAGtctatctcattggaaaagactctgatgctggaagggattgggggcaggaggagaaggggacgacagaggatgagatggctggatggcatcaccgactcaatggacgtgactctgagtgaactccgggagatggtgatggacagggaggcctggtgtgctgcgattcatggggtcgcaaagagtcagacacgactgagcgactgatctgatctgatctgatctcttcaTCAGTGCATCAGAGCTTTGACACTCAGTGTGGGATTTTTCTGACCAacagcttcagcattatttaaCAACGTACTAGGAATGTAGAATATTAGTCACCACACCAGACCAAACGAATCAGAATTTGCAtcttaacaagatccccaggtgattcacAGTATGCACATTACAGTTTAAAAAGCACTACTATTAACAGCAGCCAACGCTCTCCCAGTTTCTCAGAATCTGAATACTATGAATTCTCCATTCTCTCTCCTCTATGACCTCTAAAAGAAAAAGCCCCACACTATTTTTCCCAATACAACTTTCTCAAAAAAGTTTTCCACACTCTGGTCTCCATTTCTTCCTGTTACTCTTCAACCCATTCAAATCTGGTCCTCAAACCACTCCACTCAGTTCTCATTAAGATCAATGATCTTGAGAATGTTACTAAATCCAAAGGACATCTTTGAGTCTTCACCATACTTGACCTCTCACCCGTATTCAGCACaactgtcctttctcttctttaatcACTCTCTTTCTTGTGTTGACATGTACACTAATGATGTAAAAGCAATGGTGGATAAACTGCTGGTGCTTTAGCATGAATCAAGGCAGCAGCATTAAACTGTACCATTGGTAATCGTTTATTTTCATTGCCAAGGTATAGCCTGAAAAGAAAGGTCAACCTCACTACTTTaataatgcaaatatatatacacatatattttattaaacctcaagccttttttaattaattaaaaaaaatgtacaatattatgttggtttctgccacacaatcTCAAaccttttaatttgtattttttaatatcctACTTAAACAAATAGGAAGTAAGCATAAAGCACTTCTGCATACTCAAGAAAGATGGTTGTGTCAAGGAAATGTAGTTTACAACTGCTGGAGAGTTGAACTAGCCACTTGTTTCATGCAACATCTTTTTTACCTGAAAGAACTTTAGACAAATTGTGGTTACTCAGACTTGGATATCtagcaaacatttttttaaaaattaaccaagTAAGCATTCCACCTCAAGGAAAAACAACTGACAGTATTTGCTGCCAATGATAACATTCGAGCTTTCAAGCTAAGTTACAACTTTGAAAAACTTGCTCCTGCCACCATGAGCTTGACAGATCCCATTATTTGAAGACTTTTCTGATTAAGTACTTATATTAACAAATATGAGTTTGTGACAGTGTAGAATGGTATATGGCAACACCAGGAATATCTATATAACTCAGCAGATCAATATTTTTCACATGACCAGTGCAAGATCTTTTAAACTTACacatgggtttaaaaaaaaacaaacaaacaacccactcaaaGTACCAAACAATAGATTAGTACCAATAGATTTTAATCTACAAGAGTACAAGTTCATTGACATGATTTCAGAATCCACAATATAATTAACTCTTAAGAAACTATCACTTTGCCCACTTTGGGTATGATATCAAACGAGTATGATATCAAACTATACATAATTATGCAAAGACATCATTACAACTTTCTTCCCTTCCCAGCTACATCTATTGGAGGATgataattttttcatatattgcaATCAAAACAACATAatacaacaaaataaatgcaaagcagATGTGAGAATGTAGCCAAATCCAAATTCATGATCTCCACCCCTCAAAAACATGGTCCTCCTGGgaatttcttggtggtccagtggttaggacttaacgctttcactgcaggggtctggtttcaatccctggttggagaactaagatcccacaagtcatgtggtgtgaccaaaaaaaaaaaacaaaaacgaaaacATGGTCCTCTTGATTTTCTCTCTCACTGAATGGCATCATCATCCATTGTAATCTGAATTATCCATGGTACTGTCTTCTTTCTCACTAAGATATCCAATCATTCAACTATTTGACTATTCTACCTCCAAAATCTAAGTCTACAAGCATTTATTCTGTCCTCATTACACATTTATTATCCATAGAGCAgaaaaaatgagtatttttaagACACATTTAATCCCATCACTGACTCTTTTACATCACTGCTCTTAAGAAAAAACCAAAAGCATACACAAGATTCTATCTGATCTTGCCCCAACTTTCAACAGTTCTCCAGAGACCTTTCCATGCCCTGTCATACTATCTTTCTCCAAATTCCTCAACCACAACATGCTCATCCCACTTCAAAATTCTTCACATGTTGCCTTCCCTTTAAACATCCTTCTATCCTACCACCTTATACGTCATCCTTTAAATTCTTACTCATTCTTCGTATCTCTAAGAAAAACCACTCTGACTACCCTACTCCTCCAGGTCAGGCCCCTGCTACCTGCTGTCGCAGCACTCTGAACTTTTCCTtcattgcacttatcaaagcttgTAACCACCATTTCTATAATTATTTAATATGTGTTCCTTATTAGACTACCAGGCACCTTAAGAGCAGAGATTGTTATCTACTTTGgtcatcatatttttttttaacaataaaaagtaggaagataatttaaaagattaaaagacaacACTGTTGtaggtatttttaaatagtttttactGTACATGCACAATAGGAGGCTTTTACCACTGTATTCAGTATTGGAATCCAAACTTGAGGCAGTCTTTCTTAGGATATTTCTCTCTGGGAAGATACACCAGGAAAATGATTAATGGTGGTTGCCTCTGGAGAGGAGAACTGGTCACCCAGGAGACTTACACTTTACTGTATATCCTTCTGTGTCTTCATAATTaagtaaaatgattatttttttaatatgagctTTCTGGTTACGAAAAGCACTATCCCTAATATTCCATTTACTAGATCTTCTGGGGAGATGTTAGATTCTTCCCACAAgacataaattatattatttgaagATTTAGTAGCAGGATCTACAACTGCCCAGGATTCTATCTACTTTTAAGAATATGTACAATGATCACCTATTTTGATGTGAATGCAAAACTACTCATTTATAACTCATTAAATTTATCTCAAATGTATAACGTAAATTTAACTCACTAATGTATCACAGATGAAAGCAAAAGCTAACTTGGAACTTGAATTTTACTTTCTAGAGCATTACCTTGTTAAGTTCAGGCATAAGAAGTATCACAGCTTCACAGAAAATGTATATCCCTTAACTTCAAAAAGACTGTCAAAgggtttctcttgtggctcagtggtctaaagaatccacctgagacacagattgaatccctggtcaggaaagatcCCAAATGgctcagagcaactaaacccacgcgcctcaactactgagctctggagcctgtgcagcCACTACTGAGGCGACaggctgcaaccactgaagcccaagtgcctagagcctgtgctccacaacaagaggaaCCACGGCAAGGAGAAGCTTGCACAGCACAACGAAGAGGAGCCTGCTCATCACAACTGGAGAAATGCCTGCagagcaatggagacccagcgcggcaaaaaataaattaaaaacaaaagtcagaACGGGTACCAAAAAGTGGATAGCCATGGACAATATTAagttaaagaaagagaaacacttaACTGTTATGTTTAGAGCACTATGTTGGGCATCTCACTTGTATTATCACATTTAATCTCCATGAAAACCTATACCCATGTCTATCTCATTCCAAAGGCCATTGTTTTTACCACACCATATGCCTTTCCTGACTAAACAAACATATAACTACTAATAAAAGCTAATCAGACAAAAACTTATCTGAATATATAGGCATCTTTTGCTTTACTTGACATAACCAAAAGGACTACTTGCTACTATCTTATGAAATTAAGTTAAAAGAGATATTTTCACCCATATTTAAAATGTGCACATCATCCTGCTTTTCTCCTGCCTTATTTGTTGACtgtttcaaagaatttttaaaggttcTTCAAAACCCACCAGTTTCATGAAATAGTCTccaaataaaattcaacattagaTATTTAATGATATTAAATTAGCTCACTTTACTCAAAACACTTTTCAcattctttcctttactcctcacAAGGAGCGAACCAGATATGAGATTACTGTcatttttacagaggaagaaagtaaAGCTCTCAAGGGCTAAACTTCATTTAGCAAACCAAGaatctgaatccaggtctctgatGACACACACCCATTCTTTCTACCTCACCATGCTGCATATCTGgtttaaagaaactaaagacaatTTTCCTTCTGAAAACAAGAAAATCTGGCTGCTGAATGAAGAAAGCAAGCTAAAGGTTTAAAAAACAACTGTCATAAATTTAATCAAATGTCTACTTTTGATAgacaatctgctgctgctgctgctaagtcacgtcagtcgtgtccgactctgtgcgaccccatagacagcagcccaacaggctcctctgtccctgggattctccagccaagaatactggagtgggttgccatttccttctgcaatctACTGATATGCTAAATAAAATAGGGCTAACCATTCCAATTTGAAATTCTCTTATACCTACActtagtaaataaaaaatataaattgaatCTGATTTTAATTTCATCCACATTATATCAAATATGACTAAAGTCTGGAAAGgataatgaaaagaataagaatTATAATAGGACAGTAGGATTTTGCATTAGTGAGTTTGACATTTTaacaatttcctttaaaattgttttaatataatGACACATTAGAAATGTCATTACAAATGCCTCTACTACTACATGTTAGTACTTAATGGAGGATATGATAGTTGATGTGACTGGTACATACgactttttaaaataccaaaagtAATTCTCAGGTTAATGAAAACCCTCTAATGAAAGCTATGAATGCTCAAAAATCTATTTCACTGTTCTATGATTCTGACCAAAACAAGTGTTAACAGAGGGGCTAAATTATTATGTTCTCAAAATTTGCCAATAACAATAACTACttgaaataaatgagtcacagacTGCGATTTGGAAACTTTGTTCATAAGGATTTTTATCTTAATAGTACCACCTCAATGGGACTTACAACTAAGattattaattattcatttattaattcatcttCATTAACAAtctattcaaaaatgaagatgatcAAAAATACATCAATTTAGTGAGTAATAACGGCCTTATTCCCACCttaaagaaattaagataatTATACCAAATTTTGTCAACATCGCAAACATTTTCTACTAATTACTTCAAAATCACGTTAAAACCAATATAGAAGCATCTGAGTTTTCACCTACTTATCACCAgaattcaaaattataaatataaaataaataaaaaacaaacatgttCAGCATTTAGAAGAATGGTTAATCTAACTGGGCAAGAATCACATAAGAGGAAAAACATGGCATTAATGGCCAATCTAGTAATGATTCCTCAACATTTTTGCACGAATTCTACATAATCCTCTAAATAAAATTGCTTAAACTCTCAAATCTCAATCTGCTTCTACTATTCCAAAAACTATGCCATGTGGTTAACATTCAATTTATACCCTCTCAAAACTTTAATTTACAAAGCCATGATTTGCTTTAACAAAAGTACAGGAAATTCCCtgacagtctagtggttaggactcggtgctttcactgcagtggcctgggttcaatccctggttggggaactaaggtccagGAAGCCACACAGTgccaccaaaaaaacaaaaacaataaacaaacaaacaaaaaccccaaaacaacaatgcccaaaaaaaaaaaagtgtcctaaAACTTACCAATGAAGAAAGGGTATTCATTATTATCTGTATTTTCATATCAATTTCAAGTCAATTTCTTGATACAGAAATAAAGAAGCATTTGCATTTTCTGAGTTCATGTTTTGAAAATGAATCAATCAGGTTATGGGGTAGAATTAGCATTCTCTACTAATTCCTATTCAATCAACAAACATGTATTTGTGTCATCACAATTATCATTACTGGAGTTAGTTTACCTACcaatttttatttctcagaagATTGTAAATGCAAAACTACAGAAACTTTTCAAAAGATAAGTTTTAAAACTCACTaaagaaactggagcctattatacagactgaagtaagcctaaagaaaaacaccaatacagtatactaacgcatatatatggaatttagaaggatggaaacgataaccctgtatcaagacagcaaaagagacacagatgtatagaacagtcttttggactctgtgggagaaggtgagggtgggatgatttgggagaatggcattgaaacatacatattatcatatgtgaaacaaatcgccagtccaggttcaatgcatgatacagggtactcggggctggtgcactgggatgacccagagggatgggatgggagggaggtgggaggggggttcaagatggggaacacatgtacatctgtggcggactcatgtcaatgtatggcaaaaccaatacaatattgtaaagtaattagcctccaattaaaataaatttctattaaaaaaataaaactcactgAAGAAAAATTTATACAAACTCAAATCAGCAGATGGTTGAAAACATGTTATATACATGTCACTACAGCACCCCCAAATGAAGATGATGAAGGGCTGTACTTACGTTTCAAAACAACGATCCACGTTGTCAGACATCAAAAGCAGCATGCATAGCTGTTCAAGGGCTATTAGTTGCATGTCCCTTTCATCTCCTTGTCCCATCTGCAGCCATTCCAGCAATGTATCTGGGTCCACATCTGCCATTGTTTCTTAGGCTTCTTtgcttaaatttaaaaagcaaaggcaaaaagTCCTTTAATTGTCCAGGACTGAACAGCGtgggcttaatttttttttttcttttcttttacatcGGCAAGAGCCAGATTTTCTTGGTGCCCTGGGAATTAGAAAAGACTCGTAAGTATGTTTGGATAGTGTACTTAACCGTAGTTATCCAACTTTCCTTATTTCTCGGGTTTAACTTCATACATTGTACTATATAAAACCAGTTTTGCACAGGAGTATAAGCTGATTAGGCTGCTGCTTAAACTGGAAACCAGAGCCGTCTTTGTCAAAGTCAGTCAAACAAGCTTCGGATCCCACTATTGCTATCACGAATGTGTTTGCCAAAAGGCAAACACCACCTTACtaagggttcttttttttttttcccagaaaacttCTTTCCCCCTCCGTCGTCCAAAGCTGATCTTCTGATAAGGATTAGATTCAGTATTTTAAGGAAATAGCACTTTGATCCAATTCCCCTCCAAATCAAGTCTCTACTTTAAAATTACCCTCAATTTCTTAAATTAAATTCTGCTGATTTAATTTACTGCTATCCTTAAGATGTCCAAATACAAACGATATACAAGATCTACGAGTAGATTAGGAATTTTGGCAGTAGCAGCAACTGttcttaaaagtttaaaaagaaatgctaCAAGTAAGTGCAATGGACTAACACGTTACAGATCAGAACACAGGCCAATCTGCGGTCCTCTTTCCCCATCCTCACCGAATGGGGCAGTTGGttaaaaacaacagcagcaacaacacagAAGCAGCCACAACAGGCAAGTCAATACAAAAACTCATAAGCACTCTGACGAGAGGACAGCGTTGGGTCCCATGTAACCCAGCTGCAGGTGCATAAATCCAGCGGCAGGTTCCGGTGGGCACCCAACGGCGGCGATCTGCAAGGGTGACCCAAAACTCGGGGCCCAGCCGACCCGGCGCGGGAGACGTAGGCACCGCGCTCCGGTTTTCCCGAACCAAACCCGGCTAAGTTAGCTACCTGTGTCGAGGAGGAGGGTAAGTTTTGGAGGTGGAGCTGCGAGCCTCTCTGCCCGAGAGGAGGAGGCCGGAGCAGGCAGGGCGATGGGTCTCCCGGGAGCAGCGCCCGGAACTCCGAGGCCCGGCGGGACGTCCCTGGCCCCGTCGGGCGGCGATCCTTTCTCAAGGACAAGGGGGCCAGCCATGGGCTCTGGCTCGGACAAACCGGGGCCCGCCGTGGGCAGGGTCGGGGGAGGTAAACAAAGGGGCCAAGCGGGTGAGTCGGCGGCAGTCCGCCGACCTCACCAGGGGCTGGGGTCTCGCTCCCAGGCTACTGCCAGGCATCCCTGATCCCGGAACCAGGCTTGACCCTTCGGACCGCCGAAGACGCTCCTGCGTACCCTTTCCTCAAGCTCTTACCCAGGCCTGTCGTCTCAAACCGCTCCGGTCCAGCTCCAAGCAGGCCGCGGGCTGAGCCAGGCCCGGCCGCGGCCCTCGAGTTCCCAGGAAGCCGCAGGCCGCGCAGGTCGAGCCGGGCTGGCGGCACAGGAAAAGCCGCGCCttgtccctccccttcctccGCAGGGACCTGCTGACAGGAAAGCCAGAGGTTCCCCAGACCGGCGGCAGCCAGCTCACGTCCCGTCCCCGGCACGCGGCTCCTCAGGCCCCGCAGTTTAGAGGCCCGCGCCGTGCTGCCGGCGGCTGCGGCGGGGGGAGGCCGCGTCCATCGCGATCCCGtagtgggaagggaggagggtcgGGGGAGAGCCGGGCGGGGAAGCTGAGGAGGGCAGCAGTGCGCCGCGGAGGCGGAGCAAATGGGCTCCGCTGGCTGCGACCCCGCCGGCCGCCACGTGGGGCGCTGTGGAGACCTGTCGGCCCGAGGCTCAGGGTGGCAGAGTGCCGGGGCTCGGAGCAACCGGTAGCTTTGTCGCCGCTACCGAAGGTCTCCGGCTCCCTCGGCCTCGTCAGCTGTCGCTTTGCTATCGTACACTCTGCGCCTCCACGTTTCGTTGTCAATTCAAGCGCGCTCCCAGCACCGCGCGCACACGGGTGCACGCACGCTCAGCGTGTTTTGCACGGTGTGTATACACTTGGCGTGCGCTTGCTGAAAGCCCCGACGCTGCACGTCAAAGCCGCGGCCCAACCTGTCCTGGCCCGGCCTCCCGCCTCTGCGACCCGGCCTCCGGCGAGAGCTTCCCCTCCTCGCGCACGGAAGTGCGTCGCGGGAAGAAAAGCGCCACCCTTCGGTCCTGGGAGGCAAACTGCCCAGCAGTTCAGAAAGAAAACCTTTCACCACAACCCTGGGAGGTAAATATTGTCGAGTATCCTCTCTACTGTACAGACGAGAGAGCTGAGGTTCCAAAAGTTTTGAATTCAGGCCCGGTGGCGTTCCCAGGAAGCAGCAGTACCTCGAGTGTGTTTTCGACTTTTTCCTATGGGTTGTGATCTTAAGTATGTCCGTAGTTATTCCCTTCGAACGTTTTATTTCACACGCGTTGAAAACAAAATATGCCTGCTTATGAGAAGCGCTTGGAGACAGTTGAGACGTAATTAGTTGGAAATGTGATAtagcttttttttaatcaagaaatgAATCTCTTGGTTTGTGAGATAAGTAAACCCATGACCCTACACCCTccgtatttaaaaaacaaaaatgcgtGTTAGTATTTGAGGCGTGTTCCTTTCTGCTGCATATCTTTGAAGAACTAGTATTTTGTAAATTACGCATTTGCACCTCGAATATCTATAGATACATGTCCCACTATAGCAGGTAAAGTTCCTAGGTCTCCTGCTCATAGGTCAAATTAAGAGATAAGAGTTAAGGATTCCACTATCTTGTCCCAACTACAGCACATAATAATTATTTGAGAGCTATGAGTGTGACTTGGAGCTGCCAGGAAAGTCTTCAAGGAGGAAGTGGCATTTATTTTGGACCTTGAAGAAATGGGTATAATGTGAACACTGCAAGGGAGGAGGAAGAATAAAGCAAAGCCTGATCAGTTCTGAAACAGGAAAGAGGACCTGTGCCTCAAGCAAAAACCAGCGTTAAGCAATGATGGAGAAAATAGGAGCTAAAGTCAGCAGGGACTTAAATGTGTGCGATACAGAACTTATGCTGAGGTAAAGTAGCAAGTTCTGGACTAGAACATTGACTAGAAAAGTTCTAAAGAGTCTTACAAAGATGTATAGGGCAAGAGTGACCTAGCTAATAGGAACTACCTAGAAAAGGAGATTAACTGGGAGATTGGAAAAATCCTCCAGCAGTGGAGAGAGAAAGGGCCTAGTTTTTGGCAATAGGAAGACAGTTCCTATGGagaagaaataaatcttaaaaatgttttatacgtGCAAGTGTTTTATAAATGCCCCTATACATGCACAGCTGTCAAAAGTACTCCACGACCTAGTACATTTCTGACAATGAATGTATGTAAACTATTATTACTCAaattccatagtttacattagagttcactTTTAGTGTTGTATATATTCTGTGGGTTTAGACAAACATAGCTTGACATATCCACCATTATAATATCATAGAGAatatttcactgccctaaaaatcacCTGTGCTCTACCTATTCATCTAACTCTCGCATAGCCCCTAACAACCACTAATCTTTTCACTGAGTCTGTTGTTTTACCTTATTCAGAATGTTGCATagttgaaatcatataatatatagCTGTTTCatattggtttctttcatttaataatgtGCATGTAAGGTTCTCTTCATGGCTTAATAactcatttttttgtttgcttgtttttagggCCAAATAATATTCTGCTGTCTAGAAGTACCAGAGTTTATCCATCCACCTACTGAAGAACATTTTGAatgtttccaagttttggcaataaAAGTACTGCTTTTAAAAGACCCAGGTGTAAGTTTTTACATGGACATAAGTGTTCAACTCATTTGGATAAATATTAAGGACCACAGtttctggattgtatggtaagaatgtttttttttcttccatttttattgagatataattaacacacTGCACTGTGTAATCTTAAGGAACACAACATAATTAATTGACTTACATatgtcatgaaatgattatccatcatctcatatagatatattacagattaaaaaatactttttcctaGTGATGATAAAGAACTCTTAGGACTTAGTCTGTTAGCAACTTTCATTTATAATGTTCAGCATTgttaattatcattattatgtTATAAATTACATTCCTGGTACATATTTTTTCCTATAActagaaatttgtaccttttgactaccttcatctgattctttctccctcccacaagaatatgtttacttttgtaagaaactgctcaactgtcttccaaagtagctgtaccatttgcttttttttttttttgacactgcCACACAtcttgtgggctcttagttccctgaccaaggatcaagagcaccgagtcctaaccactggaccgccaaggaatttCCCCATTTTGCGTTTCCATACGCAGTAAAAGTTGCTGTTGCTCCGCAGTCCcttcagcatttgttgttgtcagtgttttggattttgcCCACCATCCTAACAGATGTATAATgggatattattttaattttcaattcccTACTGACGTGATATGgaacatatttttttcatatacttatgaaagtatatacttttcttttaatcttttcatgtacttatttgccatctgtatagcTTCTTCAGTGAGGTGTCTGTTCGGATCTGTTGCCCACTTTTTAAGCCGATTGTTCatcttattgttgaattttaagtgttctttgtatatttcgATAATAGtatttatcagatgtgtctttgtGAATGTTTTCTTTACCTGGGGACCTTTTAAAATGTCAGATGCTCA
The nucleotide sequence above comes from Bubalus kerabau isolate K-KA32 ecotype Philippines breed swamp buffalo chromosome 19, PCC_UOA_SB_1v2, whole genome shotgun sequence. Encoded proteins:
- the LOC129633929 gene encoding uncharacterized protein LOC129633929, with product MGSGSDKPGPAVGRVGGGKQRGQAGLSSQTAPVQLQAGRGLSQARPRPSSSQEAAGRAGRAGLAAQEKPRLVPPLPPQGPADRKARGSPDRRQPAHWEGRRVGGEPGGEAEEGSSAPRRRSKWAPLAATPPAATWGAVETCRPEAQGGRVPGLGATGSFVAATEGLRLPRPRQLSLCYRTLCASTFRCQFKRAPSTARTRVHARSACFARCVYTWRALAESPDAARQSRGPTCPGPASRLCDPASGESFPSSRTEVRRGKKSATLRSWEANCPAVQKENLSPQPWEGQIIFCCLEVPEFIHPPTEEHFECFQVLAIKVLLLKDPGVSFYMDISVQLIWINIKDHSFWIVCHRTSGGILEKYSMKISSTKSEESSGGNVEH